The sequence below is a genomic window from Dromaius novaehollandiae isolate bDroNov1 chromosome 7, bDroNov1.hap1, whole genome shotgun sequence.
CCCGGCGCTGCTCGTCCCCCCGGGGCCGTCtgggggccgcggcgcgccggcTCGGCGGCAGGGCAGAGCGGCCGCCCGGAGcgagcggcgccgccggccgAAAGTTTTCCCGGCGACGAGCCAAGGGCTCGGAGGGCTCCgcgagcggcgcggcgccccggacggcgccccgggcccccgcggcggtgccggcgaGCCCCCGCAGCGGCGCGGTGTCTGTGTTGCAGGGAGcgcgccgcgcagcccggccgccgcctcgggcCGCTGACGCCGTGGGAACTCCgctcgccgccgcgccccgccgccggccgccgccagccgcccgccCAGCGCCTCTGCCTCCGCCGGCCGCAGGTGGGTGAGCGCCGcgacggggcggcggggccggggccggggccgcggcgggggcgggcgggcggcgcggtggCCCGGCCGCCTCTCGCTGACGCCGTTTCGTTCGCAGCCATGCCCTGCGTCCAGGCTCAGTATGGGTCCTCGCCGCAAGGAGCCAGCCCGGCCTCGCAGAGCTACAGCTACCACTCCTCCGGCGAATACAGCTCCGACTTCCTGACTCCGGAGTTCGTCAAGTTTAGCATGGACCTCACCAACACCGAGATCACTGCCACCACGTCTCTCCCCAGCTTCAGTACCTTTATGGACAACTACAACACCAGCTACGACGTGAAGCCTCCTTGCTTGTACCAAGTGCCCCTGTCCGGACAGCAGTCCTCCATTAAGGTGGAAGACATCCAGATGCACGGCTACCAGCAGCACGGCCACCTGCCCCCCCCGGCCGAGGAGATGATGTCCCACTCGGGCTCCGTCTACTACAAGCCCTCCTCGCCCCCGACCCCCTCCGCGCCCGGCTTCCCGGTGCAGCACGGCGCCGTGTGGGACGACCCCGGCGCGCTGCACAACTTCCACCCCAACTACGTGGCCACCACGCACATGATGGAGCAGCGCAAGGCGCCCGTGTCGCGCCTCTCGCTCTTCTCCTTCAAGCAGTCGCCGCCCGGCACGCCGCCCGCCAGCTGCCAGATGCGCTTCGAGGCGCCGCTGCACGTGCCGCTGGGCGCCGAGCCCGCCGCGCACGGCGCCGTCGAGGGGCAGCCCTTCGCCGTGCCCAGCCCGCTGCGCAAGCAGCCGCCCCTGGCCTTCCCGGGGCTGCCGCTGGGCCACGCGCCGCCGCTGCTCGACGGCCAGGCGCCCTCGCCGCCCTCGCGCGGGTCGCCGTCCAACGAGGGGCTCTGCGCCGTCTGCGGCGACAACGCCGCCTGCCAGCACTACGGCGTCCGCACCTGCGAGGGCTGCAAGGGCTTCTTCAAGGTgagcgcggggcgcgggccggggggtcCGGGGCTGCCGCGCTCGCTGTCGCCGTGCCGCTGGAGCGGCCCCATGGCTGCAGAGCGAGCCGCTGCAACGGCCCGGGGCGGGCCGGCGGGGGGAGCGCCCGCGCAGCGGTGTTTAGCCAGCGGCTCCTGCGCTGCTCCCGGCGGGGAAAACGCGGCCGGGAGCCGCGAGGTTCGCGCAGGTGTTAGCGCTGTCGGTTCGCCCCTGCTAAGCGCCccggaagggaagggaagggaagggaagggaagggaaggggccggggggagcggcgcggcgcggcggtgaCGGGCTGTGCGGCTGCCCGCAGCGCACGGTGCAGAAGAACGCCAAGTACGTGTGCCTGGCCAGCAAGAACTGCCCCGTGGACAAGCGCCGCCGCAACCGCTGCCAGTACTGCCGCTTCCAGAAGTGCCTCGCCGTCGGCATGGTCAAGGAGGGTGAgtgcgcggccgcgcagcgccccgcgcccccccccccccgccgcgccccccccgcgctgaGCGGCCGCCTCTCTTGCAGTGGTGCGCACCGACAGCCTCaaggggcgccgcgggcggctgcCCTCCAAGCCCAAGAGCccgcaggagccgccgccgccctcgcccccCGTGAGCCTCCTCAGCGCGCTGGTGCGGGCGCACGTCGACTCCAACCCGGCCATGAGCAGCCTGGACTACGCGCGGGTAAGCGGCGCCCCGACGGCGCGGGCGGCCGGACAGCGAGCGcggctgcgcccccccccccccccgcgcccccccctgcgcccccgcgcTCGGGCCGCGCGCGAGCGGCGATTTGCATATTTAAAGCGGCGACCTCGTGGCACCGCTCCTAATTGAATTAATTGCCCTGGAACATCTAATTTCCTTACTGGTCAGAGAGGGGTTTAATTGTTATAAAAACCGGGCTCCCCTACTCGAGCCGGGGTTAGCAATTTCACGGGTTATATACTTTAGAGAACCTCATTAAGCGCTTCTTAAAATGAATCTGCAGTTCCAGGCCAGCCCTGACTACCAGATGAGCGGGGACGACACTCAGCACATCCAGCAGTTCTACGATCTCCTGACCGGCTCCATGGAGATCATCCGAGGGTGGGCAGAAAAAATCCCCGGCTTCACTGATCTCCCCAAGACCGACCAGGACTTGCTCTTCGAATCGGCCTTCCTGGAGCTGTTCGTGCTGCGGCTGGCTTACAGGTGAGCGGCCAAAATCCGGGGGGGCTTCTGGGTGATCATGAAATCAGAGCCTTTCAAGGTCCACTGATCTGCATTTTATTAACTCCTCGGTAATTAGGTGCCTCTTAAATCCTTCATTTATTGCTCCTCAAGTAATTAGTTGTTTagcttttctccccccccttgcttcccttttttcttttttctttctctccttttctctttcttttttctctcttttttttctatttctcttttttctttctctttttttcattttttctttctctctctttttctctatgtctttttctgtttttctctttccggctctgccttcctttctttgtCTCACTCATTCCCCTGTTCATTTTGGGGTTGTCCTGTTCCTCGCAGGTCAAACCCCGTGGAGGGCAAGCTCATCTTCTGCAACGGGGTCGTGCTGCACCGGTTGCAGTGTGTCCGCGGCTTTGGGGAGTGGATTGACTCCATTGTGGAATTCTCCTCCAACCTGCAGAACATGAACATCGACATATCTGCGTTCTCCTGCATCGCTGCCCTGGCTATGGTGACAGGTCAGTGTCTTCCCCGGGTTCTTTTCCCCTCAGCATCACCAGGCATCGCCTTTCCCCCTCGCGCTGCCCCGGTGTCAGACCCGTAACGTCGCGCCTCCTTGTCTTTTGCAGAGAGGCATGGGCTTAAGGAACCCAAGAGGGTGGAAGAACTTCAAAACAAGATTGTGAATTGTCTCAAAGACCATGTGACTTTCAATAACGGGGGGCTGAATCGCCCCAATTACTTGTCCAAACTCTTGGGGAAGCTCCCTGAACTTCGCACGCTTTGCACGCAGGGGCTGCAGCGCATTTTCTACCTGAAATTGGAAGATTTGGTGCCACCTCCAGCAATAATCGACAAACTTTTTCTGGACACTTTACCTTTTTAAGACTCTTCCCGTGCACCTCTGTTGAACTCAAAAGAAACTCCACCTGTCTGAAGGGGAATTCATCTGGGCGCAAAGCAGCACCTTTGGGTGCCAGATTCCCATCCAAAAACTGTTGTTAACTTCCTGCAGGCAGAACACGAATGGGCATTTTGGCTCTGGGGCATCATGGATTCAGATCATGGACTACACAAATACCATGGTATAAACTTTTTATTATCAgcttaaaaatgaatttattattAAGGACTTCTGATTAAAAAGATGACCATATCTGGCAACGCCAGGTGCGCAGCTAAGACTCATACGATGACAAGTATTAAAGTGACCCACAAGTCTCACCCTCTTAAAGTTTTCTGCTGTAAAAGAAAGCTGTAGTATAAAACCTAAAAATATAAAACCTAAATGTTGCGTGGGTGGCATGTCATTAAAGAAGGCAAAGGCTTGTAAATTTATTagtttggcttttaaaaaattattctgattATTCTGTGCCTATTTATGAACAAATATGGAAAACAAtgctaaaaaaatcaaaaataaaactaaacatgtttgcaaaaaaaggagaaaaaaagaaagaaaaatcaatcaaTCCGTAAAAGGAAAGCATGATGATGCTAGGGTGACAATGTTATAGGCACTTGCTATTTCAGTAATGTCTATATTCTATAAATAGTATTTCAGACACTATGTAGTCTGTTAGCTTTTATAAAGATTGGTAGTTATCTAAGCTTCAAACATTTTCTCAATTGTAAAATAGGTGGGCACAAGTATTACAGAACCCGAAATCCTCGACAAAGGGACACATAGTGTTTGTAAACACCGTCCAACATTCCTTGTTTGTAAGTGTTGTATGTACTGTTgatgttgattaaaaaaagaagtttatatCTTGATTATTTTGTTGTCTAAAGCTAAACAAATCTTGCATGCAGCAGCTTTTGACTGTTTCCAGAGTGCTTATAATATACATAACTCCCTGGAAATTACTGAGCactttgaatttttgttttgttttgttttttttaatgtctaaaatTGTCggttaatatattattttatgttcgagtaatatttttaatattgccatattctgtaatatttttctttgtatatttCCAGTATGGCACATTATACGAgtcactgcctttttttctatGGTGTATGACAGTTAGAaacgctgattttttttttcctgataactcTTTCTTTGGGAAAGACAATTTTAATGTTTACAACAATAAAACATGTAAACGAATAGAATTTCGTCTTCTTTCTGTCTAAGTGAGAAGCATCAACACCAGCATCCATTGCAAATAAAGGACAATAGACTGACAATGTAGTAATAAACTGCAAAGGAGAATGGATGGGGCTGTTTCATTTAAGTAAGGTGTGCAGCAGAACTGGCCCgctctggaggaggaagaggaggagagcctGAGACTGCAAGGTTGGTCCTTTCTTGGCTTTTATTCGTGGCAGGTCTCTGCAGCACCCGAACGCCCCTCTTACGGCACGGAATCTCTCAGCCTGGCTGCACAGGTGTTTGCATAAGCAAATGCCTCTTATTGCGGCATCTCCTTTATTTCCAAATCCCGTCCCGTAACCCGCGAGGTCTGCtcagcgtgggggggggggggaacacgcacaggggctgctggcagcccaCGTGCGCCGCGACACCCCGAAGCCCGCGCAAAGCGTGGCGCCGCGCTGGTAGCGGAGTTGTTGGcgttgggcttggctgctgcCCTCCGCAGACCTGGGGTTTTCGCTAAAGCGAGCGTCTGAAGGAGGGAGGGGGTCGGTCTGAACTGGGTTTGCAGGAATCATTCGCGGTCAGCACCGTAGCTGAGGCAGCGGAGAaggaggcagcggcggcagccgctcggggctcggggctggggctcggcgggcagagcggcgcggcgcgggcacccggcggggcgaggccgggccctgcctgggcagcgggagccgccagccccgcgggTCGGGGGAGAGGCGATGCCGGGGGTCGCCACCCCCGCAACGTCTCCGCGGTGCCCGGCTCGGCCGAGTCACCGGGCaccgcccgcccgcagccctcggccccggcggggcaTAAGGAGGtagcggcgcggcccgcgggggcggcaggcggagcggccgggccggcggtgcggggccgcccgcgccctcTCGGCGGCAAGCGGCGGGCACGGCCCGGGTGCCGGAGCCGCTCCGCCGCGCCCACACTCGGCCCGGGCGGAGACGAGGTCCCGccgggcggctctgccccggccccggctcgcccCAGCGGCGTCTCCGCCCGCCCCGCAGCGCAGTGCCgcggccgcgtccccccgcgcGCCCGGCGGGTTTCGTTCCCCGCAGCCCTccagcccggcgcggccccggccgagCGCCTCTGAGCCGAGGGCCCAGCCCTGCTCGGCGGCCGTGGGGGAACCGGGCCGAAGGCGCGGCCGGGAAGGGGCCCTCGCCGTCGGGGCGGAGGCGGTGGCTCCTCCGGGGAGCGGGGAGAAGCCAGCGCGGCCCGCGGAGGCGCGGGtcaggggggcggcggcggcccgggcgcgtCCGTCGGGCCGAAACGCGGCGCAGCGCTCGGCCCGCGCGGGGAAGCCCCTGGGCGCTGCGGGCAAAGGCGGCAGCGGACGCGGCTGGTCCGCGGAAGGCCGCCCGCACCGCCCCGACGGGCTCCGTCCTGTTCCCCGGCGGGGGTCTTGGCGCCGCCCGCTCCGGAGAAGCGGCAGCCGCTGCGGCCCCCCGGCctcgcctgcccgccgccgcccgctcgccgCTGCGGGAAGCGGCGTCGCCACAAAACGTCCGCACtcggcggccccgcagcgcccgggccgcggagccgccgttCCCGCCGCGGCCGTTATTCGCCTCACGCGGCGGCCGTTACCCGCCGCGGCCGTTATTCGCCTCACGCGGCGGCCGTTACCCGCCGCGGCCGTTCCCGCCTCACGCGGCGGCCGTTacccgccgcggcgggagcgcgtGAGGGGCCGCTCGGCAGGCAGTGCCGCCGCGCGCGGGCGGTAATcacggggctgcgcggccgcagATACCGCGGTTTTACATCGCCAATATTTGTTATTAAAACCAAAAAGCCGCCGACCAATTATTTCGAGGCACCTCTGATGTATTTTAGGCCGATTCCCTTGTTTTTAGAGGGCCGAGCGAGCCAAGTGCGGGAGCTTACGGGAATCGGTGTCGGTTCATTACGGCCTTTTAAGCTTATTTCTTCCGCGACACCCGTAAGGTAGCCGGCGCCGCGCACGGGCGGCTGTAAAGGCAGCGAGGATGCCGTTACTTATGCACGCACACGTTTATGTAATAGGTTATTAAGCTTTTTGTCAGGTCCTAAGTAAATCTGAAATGATAACAAGTCCTTTACAATCTGCCAAACGTCCAGCTGAATCTATCACGGAAAGTTTTTAAGCATAATAAGCGGCCccgtctgggggggggggggggggggggaaggggctgccggctgcggcgggcgccggcgcctGTGAGGAACGGGTTAAGCGGCCGCGCGCGGAGTGCGGGAGAGGTGGGGAAATTATGGCAATCGATCGCATCGCTCCCAATGGTTGTTTTTCACCCGCTCCCACTTCTGTGATCGGAAAAACAAATGAGAGCGCGGGCAAAGGCAGGCgaccccggcccggccgccccggtgccgggtggccgcggcagggccgggccgggccgggccgggcgggagccgccgccgccgccttctccCGCGGGCGGCTGTGAGGAGGCGGCGAGGGCGGGAagggcgcggggcggggcagggccgcgggcgcggcggggcgcggccgggctgggctgcgggGGCGGCCCACGGCGGCTGCCCTCTGCGTGAGGTACAAATGCCGCGCGGCCGGGGAGAGGCGGCCTGGCGGCTGTCAGAGCTGAGGAGGCCTCGAGGCTGCGGCTAGCGTGAGGGCAGCGAGGCTGGACCTCGAGCGGTGCGTGAAGGCTGCGGAGCAGGGAGGGTTTTGCTTGGGGGACAGGCCCTAGCTGCGAGGGAGGGAGTCTGCTCTCCCGCATGAGGTGCTGCAGTCCTCTCCTCCATGCTGCGTGCGGTGTGGTGGGCCAGGGCTGTGAAGGCTGTCCCCAGCCCCTGTGCCTCTGTTCCCTGGTAAATGATGCTAAAACAACTCTCTGGGGAGCCCCAAACGTGTTCATAATGTGCATACCTTTTTTTGTAGGTGGAAGGGCTCTGCTAGTATCTCTTTGTTCTTGGGGCGCAGTGGTGAAAGCCAGGTTTCTGTAGTGCGGTTGttcccagcagcagcatgtggaggtggtggtggctgtGAGCGCTCCCCCCTGCCCTTTGGTGGTCCTGGGGTGCTCCTGCCCTGCTGGTACCGCCGCTGCACTCGGCGCTCTGAAGGGTTAGGCCCAGAGCTGCACGAGACACTGCGAAGCCCCAGATGCTTCAGCGTTGTTTAATGCAGTCATTTCTGATGAAAGGAACCTGTTCTGTTTGTCGGGGTGGAAATTGTATGGCTTGGATAGGCATAGAGGAATGAATTCATAATATGAActgtggaaagaaataaaaatcagtggTATTGCAGGCTCCTGCCTATGCTGTTACCAGGTCTGGGAGTAGATTGTTAGGTTCTGGCTGGATCGGGCTAGTGAAGTCAGTGCATAATATTGCCACAGACATTGCCTAAGTTGTTGTGACTTTAACTCATAAATGAAAACTCTACCTCTTTTAATTTTATGCCAGATTTAATCTCTTAAGCAGAAGGAATTTTTCACTACATGCCCTTCTCACTATCTTCCATCATAAGTTTCCTAACATGCTTAATTCTCTATGTCTGCAAAAGAGCAGAAGTTGTCCTGATGCAGCCATTTTACACCTGACTTGCTGTTCCTTACAGCTGCTAAATGGTTTCATCTGCAGCATGTCTTCTAGTTCTGCCCTTCACTCCTGGGGAGGGGATAGGCACACTGACATAAAGTCATACACATGAACTGCTTCTGTCGCTGGAGCACTGGTGAATGTGGCGACTGTTTAGCTGCGCTTTGCTGCAGTGCAGAGCGTGGGCAAGACCAGTGCATGCCTGTACCTGAGTAGATACTAGTAGTATCTAATTAATCAGAAAGGATTTTGGTTAGGATTCAGGAGGTGAGGCTTCCAGGTGTGTAGGGGCTCTCTCATCTTAACAGCTCTCAGCAGGCAAGCAAGTCAGAGAGGTAGGGGCTACGTAAGTCAGTGTGCTCCCCGAGAGGAGTCTGCTGGGctgctgcgtgtgtgtgtgtgtgtgtgtgtgaaccccctggaaagaaagaaagaaagaaacaccatATAGAGACATTTAGAAAAGTGTTTAAAGTGGAAACTCAACACAAAATGCAGAGTCGAAGGAATCATTTTTAAAGGGTAGTATCAATGGGATGTTTTactaaaagctttattttttttttttaggcatacAGTGTTCCAGGTTAGTAGCTGTATTAACTATTTTAGCTCCATGCAGATAATGAAATTTGTTACTGCCTTTTCTGCTTGGTTTGTGTGAGAAGGCAgacaaaaacatgttttgttttgttcctcaAGATGTTTTTCTCTACTTCATGCTATCAGCATGCCTCTGGGCTGATTCAGACCTAACTTCTGCTCATACAATTGCACTGACTTCTAAAGAGTTACTCCTTCAATGTATGGATGCATAAGAATGCatctcttttgctttatttatctGAAAGTCACATTTATGTTTCTGGTAAAGCCTACATAGAGTTTTATTGTGGACTGTCCTATTGCTCTTTCCTTCTCCAAAGTGGAATACCTTTCTCTAGCTGATTCAAAAGGGTGAGAAGATTGCACTAAAAtataattttccaaaataaattaaaatttacaaACTTAACAAACTGGGGGTGAATTCAGGTCAGGTATTTGCTTATACAGTATATTCTGTTCATTTTCTAGCATTTAATTTAAGCTTCATTCATCTGAGGGCCTGGATAATACAAAATATGTCTTGCATGTATTATGCTGTAAGTTCCATAAAACTGTACTTGTCTGCAGTTATTCTGATATAATTCACAATTGGTGACTTAGGGACAAGAAAGTGTTGCAATGTATTCTCAAACTGCCTTTTCTAAATGTAGTCCTGAAAAGATGAATTACTGTGGGCATGAGACCCTTGTAGGAGCCTTATTAGTTTTGGAATGCAATCAGCAACACT
It includes:
- the NR4A2 gene encoding nuclear receptor subfamily 4 group A member 2, whose amino-acid sequence is MLRTPLSAMPCVQAQYGSSPQGASPASQSYSYHSSGEYSSDFLTPEFVKFSMDLTNTEITATTSLPSFSTFMDNYNTSYDVKPPCLYQVPLSGQQSSIKVEDIQMHGYQQHGHLPPPAEEMMSHSGSVYYKPSSPPTPSAPGFPVQHGAVWDDPGALHNFHPNYVATTHMMEQRKAPVSRLSLFSFKQSPPGTPPASCQMRFEAPLHVPLGAEPAAHGAVEGQPFAVPSPLRKQPPLAFPGLPLGHAPPLLDGQAPSPPSRGSPSNEGLCAVCGDNAACQHYGVRTCEGCKGFFKRTVQKNAKYVCLASKNCPVDKRRRNRCQYCRFQKCLAVGMVKEVVRTDSLKGRRGRLPSKPKSPQEPPPPSPPVSLLSALVRAHVDSNPAMSSLDYARFQASPDYQMSGDDTQHIQQFYDLLTGSMEIIRGWAEKIPGFTDLPKTDQDLLFESAFLELFVLRLAYRSNPVEGKLIFCNGVVLHRLQCVRGFGEWIDSIVEFSSNLQNMNIDISAFSCIAALAMVTERHGLKEPKRVEELQNKIVNCLKDHVTFNNGGLNRPNYLSKLLGKLPELRTLCTQGLQRIFYLKLEDLVPPPAIIDKLFLDTLPF